Proteins from one Phalacrocorax carbo chromosome 19, bPhaCar2.1, whole genome shotgun sequence genomic window:
- the TBXA2R gene encoding LOW QUALITY PROTEIN: thromboxane A2 receptor (The sequence of the model RefSeq protein was modified relative to this genomic sequence to represent the inferred CDS: inserted 1 base in 1 codon; deleted 1 base in 1 codon; substituted 2 bases at 2 genomic stop codons) has product MGWGAMVTPSSMAGQSDMCFSVFNSSGSHNNTQTSITSPWFSTAFSLIGLCSNLFALCILLSSSRKLSSWACSSFLVFLCGLVVTDFMGLLVTASVIIPYHFIKFAWAEVDPGCHRCNFLGFSMVLFGQCPLLLGATMADERFFGINHPFSPAXSKHRACSIVGLAWGFSCLMGLLPVLGQYTLQNPGSWCFLTLLPDTSNVIFCLLFTLLGIFSVLLSIFNTVSVVTLXRVYYNHKSVQQCRDSEVEVMVQLVGIMIIATICWMPLLIFIIQTVLQQLPASSQTQMLPVEMQMLLIYIRMVTWNQILDPWVYILFXRAVLQRVYPSLRPRPSILSLCPGLNPSLRRKLTANSVLQ; this is encoded by the exons ATGGGGTGGGGGGCTATGGTGACCCCCAGCAGCATGGCTGGCCAGTCAGACATGTGCTTCAGTGTGTTCAACAGCAGTGGCAGCCACAACAATACGCAGACAAGCATCACCTCGCCCTGGTTCTCCACTGCCTTCAGCCTCATTGGTCTGTGCTCCAACCTCTTCGCGCTCTGCATCCTGCTCAGCTCCTCCCGCAAGTTGTCCAGCTGGGCCTGCTCCTCCTTCCTTGTCTTCCTCTGTGGGCTGGTGGTCACAGACTTCATGGGGCTGCTGGTGACAGCCTCTGTCATCATCCCCTATCACTTCATCAAGTTTGCCTGGGCCGAGGTGGACCCTGGCTGCCACCGCTGCAACTTCCTTGGCTTCTCCATGGTCTTGTTTGGGCAGTGCCCACTGCTGTTGGGCGCCACCATGGCTGATGAGCGGTTCTTTGGCATCAACCATCCCTTCTCACCAG TCTCCAAGCACCGCGCCTGCTCCATCGTGGGGCTGGCGTGGGGCTTCTCCTGCCTGATGGggctgctgccagtgctggggcAGTACACGCTGCAGAACCCTGGCTCCTGGTGTTTCCTTACCCTCCTGCCCGACACCAGCAATGTCATCTTCTGCCTGCTCTTCACCCTGCTGGGCAtcttctctgtgctgctctccaTCTTCAACACAGTCAGTGTTGTGACACTCTGACGTGTCTACTATAACCACAAGTCTGTGCAGCAGTGCCGGGACAGCGAGGTGGAGGTGATGGTGCAGCTCGTGGGTATCATGATCATTGCCACCATCTGCTGGATGCCCCTCCTG ATCTTCATCATCCagacagtgctgcagcagctgccagccagcagccagaCACAGATGCTGCCCGTGGAGATGCAGATGTTGCTCATCTACATCCGCATGGTCACCTGGAACCAGATCCTGGACCCCTGGGTCTACATCCTCTTCTGACGG GCCGTACTGCAGCGTGTCTATCCCAGCCTGCGCCCCCGGCCCTCcatcctctccctctgcccagGCCTCAACCCCTCCCTGCGCCGCAAGCTCACCGCCAACTCCGTCCTGCAGTAG
- the CACTIN gene encoding splicing factor Cactin, translating to MSSGSRSPARWRRSRSPWRERGRERSGSRGKRRSRSGGRRREPSSGSDSGDERQKWKKKKSKSRDQHYKSQKKHHLQSRGCSSSSSSERERDKRRAWSRERWRKRDGSKSSVSSVSPPSPPHSRGREETGQQLSLQERLRLKEEKKQQAALMKALETPEEKRARRLAKKEAKERKKREKMGWGEEYMGYTNTDNPFGDNNLLGTFIWSKALEKKGISHLDEKDLKERNKRIQEDNRLELQKVKQLRLEREREKAMREQELEMLQREKEAEHFKTWEEQEDNFHLQQAKLRSKIRIRDGRAKPIDLLAKYISAEDDDLAVEMHEPYTFLNGLTISDMEDLVEDIQVYMELEQGKNVDFWRDMTIITEDEIAKLRKLEASGKGGPGERRDGVNASVSSDVQSVFKGKTYNQLQVLYQGIESKIRAGGPNLDIGYWESLLQQLKAYMARARLRERHQDVLRQKLYKLKQEQGMESEPLFPIIKREPASPSDRLDPEESIVVQPGLSSEPEVEQDAEAKGEAEGEAVLMEEDLIQQSLDDYDTGKYSPRLLDTNELPFDAHVLEAEEDMHRLLLLRQQLQVTGDATESTDDIFFRKAKEGMGADEAQFSVEMPLTGKAYLWADKYRPRKPRFFNRVHTGFEWNKYNQTHYDFDNPPPKIVQGYKFNIFYPDLIDKRSTPEYFLEACQDNKDFAILRFHAGPPYEDIAFKIVNREWEYSHRHGFRCQFANGIFQLWFHFKRYRYRR from the exons ATGAGCTCGGGGTCGCGCAGCCCGGCCCGGTGGCGGCGGTCCCGCTCGCCgtggcgggagcggggccgggagcgctCCGGTAGCCGGGGGAAGCGCCGGAGCAGGAGCGGGGGGCGCCGCCGGGAGCCGAGCTCGGG ctccGACTCTGGCGATGAGagacagaaatggaagaagaagaaaagcaaaagcagggaCCAGCACTATAAAAGCCAGAAGAAACATCACTTGCAGTCCCGGGGTTGCTCCTCCAGCTCGAGCTCAGAGCGTGAGCGAGACAAGAGGAGAGCCTGGAGCAGAGAGCGGTGGAGGAAGAGAGATGGCTCCAAGTcttctgtgtcctctgtcagccccccctccccaccacactcccggggcagggaggagacagggcagcagctgagccTTCAGGAGCGCTTGAGGctgaaggaggagaagaagcagcaggctgCGCTCATGAAAGCCTTGGAGACGCCTGAGGAGAAGCGGGCTCGCCGGCTGGCCAAGAAGGAGGCCAAGGAGCGAAAGAAGCGGGAGAagatggggtggggagaggagtaCATGGGTTACACCAACACTGACAACCCCTTTGGGGACAACAACCTGCTGGGCACCTTCATCTGGAGCAAG GCgctggaaaagaaagggatCAGCCACCTGGATGAGAAGGACCTGAAGGAGAGGAACAAGCGAATCCAGGAGGACAATcgcctggagctgcagaag GTGAAGCAGTTGCGCctggagcgggagcgggagaaGGCGATGCGCgagcaggagctggagatgCTGCAGCGGGAGAAAGAGGCAGAGCACTTTAAAACCTGGGAGGAGCAGGAAGACAACTTCCACCTGCAGCAGGCTAAGCTACG GTCTAAGATCCGGATTCGGGATGGGAGAGCAAAACCCATTGATCTTCTGGCCAAGTACATCAGCGCAGAGGATGATGACCTGGCTGTGGAGATGCATGAGCCCTACACCTTCCTGAACGGTCTGACCATCTCTGACATGGAGGATCTGGTGGAGGACATCCAG GTTTACATGGAGCTGGAGCAAGGGAAGAACgtggacttctggagggacaTGACCATCATCACAGAGGATGAGATAGCCAAGCTCCGCAAACTGGAGGCCTCTGGGAAAGGAGGACCAG GGGAGCGTCGGGATGGCGTCAATGCCTCTGTCAGCTCAGATGTGCAGTCCGTGTTCAAGGGGAAGACATACAACCAGCTGCAAGTGCTGTACCAGGGCATCGAGAGCAAGATCCGGGCAGGAGGACCCAACCTTGACATTGGCTACTGGGAGagtctgctgcagcagctgaaggctTACATGGCTCGGGCCAG GCTGCGGGAGCGGCACCAGGATGTGCTGCGCCAGAAGCTGTACAAGTtgaagcaggagcagggcatggAGAGTGAACCGCTCTTCCCCATCATCAAGCGGGAGCCAGCCTCCCCCAGTGACAG GCTGGATCCAGAGGAGAGCATTGTGGTACAGCCAGGGCTGTCCTCAGAGCCAGAGGTCGAGCAGGATGCAGAGGCcaaaggagaggcagaggggGAAGCTGTGCTGATGGAGGAGGACCTGAtccagcagagcctggatgACTACGACACCGGGAAGTACAGCCCCCGGCTGCTGGACACCAACGAGCTGCCCTTTGACGCCCAtgtgctggaggcagaggaggataTGCATCGGCTGCTGCTTTTGCGTCAGCAGCTCCAGGTCACAG GTGATGCCACTGAGAGCACCGACGACATTTTCTTCCGTAAGGCCAAGGAGGGCATGGGTGCGGATGAGGCGCAGTTCAGCGTGGAGATGCCCCTCACAGGCAAGGCCTATCTCTGGGCTGACAAGTACCGGCCCCGCAAGCCCCGCTTCTTCAACCGGGTGCACACGGGCTTTGAGTGGAACAAGTACAACCAGACCCACTACGACTTCGACAACCCCCCACCCAAGATCGTGCAGGGCTACAAGTTCAACATCTTCTACCCTGACCTCATTGACAAGCGCTCGACCCCCGAGTACTTCCTGGAGGCCTGCCAGGACAACAAGGACTTTGCCATCCTGCGCTTCCACGCTGGGCCACCATATGAGGACATCGCCTTCAAGATTGTCAACCGGGAGTGGGAGTATTCCCACCGCCATGGCTTCCGCTGCCAGTTTGCCAACGGGATCTTCCAGCTCTGGTTCCACTTCAAGCGTTACCGTTACCGCAGATGA
- the HMG20B gene encoding SWI/SNF-related matrix-associated actin-dependent regulator of chromatin subfamily E member 1-related, which yields MAHSAKQLPAGMLHATGKAHHGNFLVTIKQEKGESAQMSGEKLHGEEEPVKKRGWPKGKKRKMILPNGPKAPVTGYVRFLNERREQIRTQHPDLPFPEITKMLGAEWSKLQLSEKQRYLDEAEREKQQYMKELWEYQQSEAYKMCTEKIQEKKIKKEDTGSAAVNILLNGYPHKAGECSDAFSTFDVPIFTEEFLDQDKAREAELRHLQKMNREFEEQNAILQKHTESMNCAKEKLEQELAQEERQTLVLQQQLQSVRQALTASFASLPIPGTGETPTLSTLDFYMAKLHSAIESNPLQHEKLVVHIKEILSRIASEHL from the exons ATGGCCCACAGCGCCAAGCAGCTGCCGGCTGGGATGCT ACATGCCACAGGCAAAGCTCATCATGGAAACTTCCTGGTGACCATCaagcaggagaagggagagTCGGCACAGATGAGTGGTGAGAAGCTGCATGGTGAGGAGGAG CCGGTGAAGAAGAGGGGCTGGCCCAAGGgcaagaagaggaagatgatCCTTCCCAACGGCCCCAAAGCCCCTGTGACAGGCTATGTGCGGTTCCTGAATGAGCGGCGTGAGCAGATCCGCACACAGCATCCTGACCTGCCCTTCCCGGAGATCACCAAGATGCTGGGGGCTGAGTGGAGCAAGCTGCAGCTTTCAGAGAAGCAG CGGTACCTGGATGAAGCAGAGCGGGAGAAGCAGCAGTACATGAAGGAGCTGTGGGAATACCAGCAGTCAGAGGCCTACAAGATGTGCACGGAGAAGATCCaggagaaaaagattaaaaaag aggacacaggctctgcagcagtgaACATCCTGCTGAATGGGTACCCGCACAAG GCTGGCGAGTGCAGTGACGCCTTCTCCACCTTTGATGTGCCCATCTTCACAGAGGAGTTCTTGGACCAAGACAAAG CCCGGGAGGCTGAGCTGCGGCACCTGCAGAAGATGAACAGGGAGTTTGAGGAGCAGAATGCCATCCTGCAGAAGCACACGGAGAGCATGAACTGTGCCAAGGAgaagctggagcaggagctggcccAGGAGGAGAGGCAGACCCTGgtcttgcagcagcagctccagtcTGTGCGGCAGGCCCTCACTGCCAGCTttgcctccctccccatccctg GCACTGGGGAAACCCCCACACTGAGCACTCTGGACTTCTACATGGCCAAACTGCACAGCGCCATCGAGAGCAATCCGCTGCAGcatgagaagctggtggtgcaCATCAAGGAGATCCTGTCACGGATAGCTAG cgAACACTTGTGA
- the GIPC3 gene encoding LOW QUALITY PROTEIN: PDZ domain-containing protein GIPC3 (The sequence of the model RefSeq protein was modified relative to this genomic sequence to represent the inferred CDS: inserted 2 bases in 2 codons), giving the protein MWQSSPDPSSVGSSRCAQQAQEGSPMENSVGQELGTPELPAAESIPAPQLVFHMQLAHGSPTGYIEGFTNVKELYAKIAEVFSILATEILFCTLNTHKVDMQKLLGGQIGLEDFIFAHVRGEMKEVEVTXEDAFGLTIMANGAGYAFIKRIKEGSIINHIQTVCVGNSIEAINNHTIVGCWHYEVTQMLQELPQAQPSXLVQPKKVFDMIGQRTWSSKSLGKSRVASGKETLWLWAQGPATLEEGPSLFKEEAACWVDDLLESYVDLHDSELASMMVEAAKESPGEAQLAHGLDLVLGEFAFPQEFVAEVWAAVCQPKAGQE; this is encoded by the exons ATGTGGCAGAGCTCACCTGATCCCAG CAGCGTTGGCAGCAGCAGGTGTGCCCAGCAGGCCCAGGAGGGCAGCCCCATGGAGAACAgtgtggggcaggagctggggaccCCTGAGCTACCTGCTGCCGAGAGCATCCCAGCCCCCCAGTTGGTGTTTCACATGCAGCTGGCCCATGGCAGCCCCACAGGGTACATTGAGGGCTTCACCAACGTCAAGGAGCTCTATGCCAAAATCGCTGAGGTCTTCAGCATCTTGGCCACTGAG ATCCTCTTTTGCACACTCAATACACACAAAGTGGACATGCAGAAGCTGCTGGGGGGACAGATTGGTCTGGAGGACTTCATTTTTGCCCATGTCCGGGGTGAGATGAAAGAGGTGGAGGTGA AAGAGGATGCATTTGGCCTCACCATCATGGCCAATGGGGCTGGCTATGCTTTCATCAAG AGAATCAAGGAGGGGAGCATCATCAACCACATCCAGACAGTGTGCGTGGGCAACAGCATTGAGGCTATCAACAACCACACCATCGTGGGCTGCTGGCACTATGAAGTAACCCagatgctgcaggagctgccccaGGCTCAGCCCT GCCTCGTGCAGCCCAAAAAGGTCTTTG ACATGATTGGGCAGCGGACATGGAGCAGCAAGTCCCTGGGCAAGAGCAGAGTGGCCAGTGGGAAGGAAACACTGTGGCTGTGGGCACAGGGCCCAGCCACGCTGGAAGAGGGG cccagcctcttcAAGGAagaagctgcctgctgggtAGATGACCTGCTGGAGAGCTACGTTGACCTCCATGACAGTGAGCTGG ccTCAATGATGGTGGAGGCAGCAAAGGAGAGCCCTGGTGAGGCCCAGCTCGCCCATGGCTTGGACTTGGTGCTGGGTGAGTTTGCCTTCCCCCAGGAGTTTGTGGCTGAGGTGTGGGCAGCTGTCTGCCAGCCCAAGGCGGGGCAGGAGTAG